In Zingiber officinale cultivar Zhangliang chromosome 1A, Zo_v1.1, whole genome shotgun sequence, a genomic segment contains:
- the LOC122003255 gene encoding uncharacterized protein LOC122003255 — MGACTSRPNSRPRSHKYSRRSRKHHGKPVCPLPEFSMSKFVQVESAGKTRRKTDISNMKFHLTQLQWHHTQVDVHGICQDTWFDSVSIAESDTDDDFISVDGDSTPSEKEETQMLDYENASRVVDALCKLDDCGSTPVALAVEQYLKREGKLEKFSSKDEEEDAEFYAGRANKTQGTEKVSRKKKQLEKTYGSFKDLKERHDTEEQSLVNKMQCRLSRLVSSLSFNDKIYGMSTLSPSGQKKKSAVVRLSYKRQSCDGEETTDFCETKKFLLRPKGGLVIPKSPGEKPTAGCWSFLDPSTFELRGESYFKDKKKYPAPNYAPYYPIGVDLFICPCKVNHIAQHLELPQVKTYGKLPSLLVVNIQMPTYPAAMFLGDTDGEGMSLVLYFKLSECYDKEVSDNFQHLITKFIDDEMERNKGFAMETITPFRERLKILGGLVNPEDLNLSSAERKLIQGYNFKPVLSRPQHSFYEGENYFEIDLDIHRFSYISRKGLEAFRERLKDGILDLGLTIQPQKAEELPEQVLCCVRLNKIDFINRGQIPSIVTASDFILINNIYNPNGLA, encoded by the exons ATGGGCGCGTGCACATCAAGGCCAAACAGCAGACCCCGGTCTCACAAGTATTCTCGCCGTTCGAGGAAACACCATGGAAAGCCTGTATGTCCGCTACCTGAATTTTCCATGAGCAAGTTTGTTCAGGTTGAATCTGCTGGGAAAACAAGGCGAAAAACAGACATTTCGAATATGAAATTCCATCTAACTCAGTTGCAGTGGCACCACACTCAAGTGGATGTTCATG GAATATGTCAAGACACATGGTTTGATTCTGTCAGCATAGCTGAGTCTGATACTGATGATGATTTTATCAGTGTAGATGGAG ATAGTACGCCATCGGAAAAAGAGGAGACTCAAATGTTGGATTATGAAAATGCTTCACGTGTTGTTGATGCACTGTGTAAGTTGGATGATTGTGGTAGTACTCCAGTGGCATTGGCTGTTGAACAATATCTGAAAAGAGAAGGTAAATTGGAGAAGTTCTCCAGCaaggatgaagaggaagatgcAGAATTTTATGCTGGAAGGGCCAACAAGACCCAAGGCACAGAAAAAGTTTCTAGAAAGAAGAAACAACTTGAAAAAACATATGGTAGCTTTAAGGATTTGAAAGAAAGACATGATACAGAAGAACAATCCCTTGTGAACAAGATGCAGTGTCGTTTAAGTAGATTAGTTTCTTCTTTGAGTTTCAATGATAAGATCTATGGAATGAGCACTCTTAGTCCATCAGGtcaaaagaaaaagtcagctgTTGTCAGGCTTTCTTACAAAAGGCAGTCCTGTGATGGTGAAGAAACTACTGATTTTT GTGAAACAAAAAAATTCTTACTTCGCCCAAAAGGAGGGTTAGTAATCCCAAAATCCCCAGGGGAAAAGCCAACTGCAGGATGCTGGTCCTTTCTTGATCCATCAACTTTTGAACTTCGCGGAGAAAGCTATTTcaa GGATAAGAAGAAATATCCTGCTCCAAACTATGCACCATATTACCCAATTGGTGTGGACCTGTTCATATGCCCATGCAAAGTAAATCATATTGCTCAACACCTTGAACTTCCTCAAGTAAAGACATATGGGAAACTTCCTTCACTTCTTGTTGTTAATATCCAG ATGCCTACTTATCCTGCCGCAATGTTTCTTGGTGATACTGATGGGGAAGGAATGAGCTTAgtcttatattttaaattatctgAATGTTATGACAAAGAGGTTTCTGATAATTTCCAACACTTAATAACG AAATTTATTGATGAtgaaatggaaaggaataaaggATTCGCAATGGAAACGATCACCCCCTTTAGAGAGAGGTTGAAAATCCTTGGTGGGTTGGTTAACCCAGAGGATCTTAATTTGAGTTCTGCAGAAAGAAAGCTAATACAAGGATACAACTTTAAGCCTGTTCTTTCACGTCCTCAACACAGTTTTTATGAG GGTGAAAATTACTTTGAGATTGATCTTGATATACATCGCTTCAGCTACATATCAAGAAAGGGTCTAGAAGCATTTAGAGAACGTTTGAAAGATGGGATCCTTGATTTGGGTTTAACAATTCAG CCCCAGAAGGCAGAGGAACTCCCAGAGCAAGTCCTATGCTGCGTGAGGCTGAATAAGATCGACTTTATTAATCGTGGGCAAATTCCGAGCATT GTGACGGCATCcgattttattctaataaataatatttataatccAAATGGATTAGCATAG
- the LOC122034111 gene encoding leucine-rich repeat receptor-like serine/threonine-protein kinase BAM1: MLFFVGCHILLLSLLFPPSKVVAGGDYGKDHSVLLSIKIDLADSGAVALAAWDNATDHCSWPAVTCDSRGAVVALDLSGRNLSGLLPSSVSGLRFLFHLSVAANSLSGPIPPELSLLASLRYLNLSNNIFNGSFASSLGRLGRLRVLDLYNNNLTGPLPNAVAAMSQLRHLHLGGNYFSGSIPQEYGNWKSLEYLALSGNELTGPIPPEIGNLSALRELYIGYYNSYEGSLPAEIGNLSSLVRLDAANCALSGRIPPEIGNLRSLDSLFLQVNGLSGEIPPTFGRLKSLKSLDLSNNALTGEIPPSFAELSNLTLLNLFRNKLFGAIPEFVGDLPQLQVLQVWENNFTGSIPRRLGTNGRLQLLDFSSNKLTGSLPQDLCYGNKLETLIALSNFLFGPIPDSLGRCESLSRIRMGENYLNGTIPQGLLSLPKLSQVELQDNLLTGGFPSTGNSSISPSLGQICLSNNRLTDPLPPSIGNFSGLQKLLLNQNSFIGSIPPEIGRLQQLSKLDLSGNRFSGSIAPQITKCKLLTFVDLSRNELSGNVPAEIAAMRILNYLNLSRNHLDGQIPASISTMQSLTAVDFSYNNLSGDVPSTGQFSYFNATSFVGNPDLCGPYLSPCQPGTLHPVRTKGALSASFKLLLVIGLLICSILFAIAAIVKARSLKKASEARAWKLTAFQRLDFSIDDVLNCLKEENIIGKGGAGIVYKGVMPDGEQVAVKRLPVMSRGSSHDHGFNAEIQTLGRIRHRHIVRLLGFCSNHETNLLVYEYMPNGSLGEVLHGTKGGHLHWDTRYKVALEAAKGLCYLHHDCSPLILHRDVKSNNILLDSNFEAHVADFGLAKFLQDTGTSECMSAIAGSYGYIAPEYAYTLKVDEKSDVYSFGVVLLELVTGRKPVGEFGDGVDIVQWVKKITGSNKEEVVKILDPRLPSVPIHEVMHMFYVAMLCVEEQSIQRPTMREVVQIINELPKPPLKQGEDSSSGNVPASPPVAASLQSSLTNETKEQQQQLPASTSPPSDLLSI, translated from the exons ATGCTCTTCTTCGTAGGTTGCCACATCCTcctcctctccctcctcttcccgCCGTCCAAGGTGGTCGCCGGAGGCGACTACGGGAAGGACCATAGCGTTCTACTTTCCATCAAAATCGACCTCGCCGATTCCGGAGCAGTCGCGCTCGCTGCTTGGGACAACGCCACCGATCACTGCTCCTGGCCTGCCGTCACCTGCGATAGCAGAGGCGCCGTCGTCGCTCTCGACCTCTCCGGGAGAAACCTCTCCGGTCTGCTCCCCTCTTCCGTCAGCGGCCTCCGCTTCCTCTTCCACCTTTCCGTCGCCGCCAACTCCCTCTCCGGTCCCATCCCCCCGGAGCTCTCCCTCCTTGCCTCCCTTCGCTACCTCAACCTCTCCAACAACATTTTCAATGGATCCTTCGCCTCGTCCCTCGGCCGCCTTGGGCGGCTCCGCGTCCTCGACCTCTACAACAACAACCTCACCGGGCCACTTCCCAACGCGGTGGCGGCAATGTCCCAGCTCCGCCACCTCCATCTTGGGGGCAACTATTTCTCGGGTTCGATTCCGCAGGAGTACGGCAACTGGAAGTCCCTCGAGTACCTTGCGCTCTCCGGCAACGAGCTCACTGGCCCTATTCCCCCGGAGATCGGCAACCTTTCTGCGCTACGCGAGCTCTACATCGGCTACTACAATAGCTACGAGGGCAGCCTCCCGGCGGAGATCGGCAACCTCTCTTCACTCGTTCGCCTCGATGCCGCAAACTGCGCCCTCTCCGGCCGCATCCCGCCCGAGATTGGCAACCTCCGGAGCCTGGATAGCCTCTTTCTCCAAGTGAATGGCCTTTCCGGCGAGATACCACCGACGTTTGGTCGACTCAAGAGCCTCAAGTCCTTGGACCTCTCTAACAATGCCCTCACGGGAGAGATTCCTCCGAGCTTCGCCGAACTCAGCAACCTCACCCTCCTTAACCTCTTCCGGAACAAGCTCTTCGGTGCCATCCCGGAGTTTGTTGGCGACCTCCCCCAACTTCAGGTGCTCCAGGTGTGGGAAAACAACTTTACTGGGAGCATCCCTCGACGTCTCGGTACGAACGGACGCCTTCAGCTTCTCGACTTTTCCTCGAACAAGCTTACTGGTTCGCTACCCCAGGACCTCTGCTACGGCAACAAGCTCGAAACGTTGATTGCCCTCAGCAATTTCCTCTTTGGCCCGATTCCAGACTCCCTTGGCCGCTGCGAATCCTTGAGCCGCATCAGAATGGGGGAGAACTACCTCAATGGAACCATTCCACAGGGCCTACTTAGCTTGCCGAAACTGTCCCAGGTGGAGCTCCAGGACAATCTCCTCACTGGCGGGTTTCCCAGTACCGGCAATTCTTCGATCTCTCCTAGTCTTGGACAAATTTGCCTCTCGAACAACCGTCTGACTGATCCTTTGCCTCCGTCCATCGGGAACTTCTCCGGCCTTCAGAAGTTGCTACTGAACCAGAACTCGTTCATCGGTAGCATCCCTCCAGAGATCGGGAGGCTGCAGCAGCTCTCGAAACTGGATCTCAGCGGGAACCGGTTCTCCGGCTCGATTGCTCCTCAAATTACCAAGTGTAAGCTTCTGACATTTGTGGATCTCAGTAGAAACGAACTCTCCGGCAATGTTCCGGCCGAGATTGCTGCGATGCGGATATTGAACTATCTCAACCTGTCGAGAAATCATCTTGATGGCCAAATTCCAGCCTCCATCTCAACAATGCAGAGCCTGACGGCGGTGGATTTCTCCTACAACAACCTCTCCGGTGACGTCCCGAGCACTGGCCAGTTTAGCTACTTCAATGCCACTTCCTTCGTTGGTAATCCAGACCTATGTGGCCCTTATCTTAGCCCATGCCAGCCAGGGACATTGCACCCGGTTCGTACCAAAGGCGCACTCTCGGCGTCCTTCAAGCTTTTGCTCGTCATCGGTCTCCTCATTTGTTCTATTCTCTTCGCCATTGCGGCCATTGTAAAGGCCCGATCTTTGAAGAAAGCTAGCGAGGCTCGTGCATGGAAGCTCACTGCATTCCAGCGGCTCGATTTTTCAATCGACGATGTGTTGAACTGCTTGAAGGAGGAAAACATCATAGGCAAAGGAGGGGCTGGTATAGTTTACAAGGGTGTCATGCCTGATGGCGAACAAGTGGCGGTCAAGAGGCTTCCGGTGATGAGCCGGGGATCATCACATGACCATGGGTTCAATGCAGAGATTCAGACACTTGGAAGGATTCGCCACCGACATATTGTCAGGTTGTTGGGATTTTGCTCCAACCATGAGACCAATCTTTTGGTATATGAGTACATGCCTAATGGCAGCCTTGGGGAGGTTCTCCATGGGACGAAGGGTGGACATTTGCACTGGGATACAAGGTATAAGGTTGCCTTGGAGGCAGCAAAGGGTCTCTGCTATCTCCACCATGATTGCTCCCCATTGATCCTCCATCGAGATGTCAAGTCCAACAACATCCTCTTGGATTCCAATTTCGAAGCTCATGTGGCTGATTTTGGACTTGCCAAGTTCTTGCAGGACACGGGCACCTCAGAGTGCATGTCTGCCATTGCTGGCTCTTATGGTTACATTGCTCCAG AGTATGCCTACACCCTtaaggtggacgagaagagcgatGTTTATAGCTTTGGAGTGGTTCTTTTGGAACTGGTTACTGGAAGAAAGCCTGTTGGTGAATTTGGGGATGGAGTGGACATTGTGCAATGGGTTAAGAAGATCACAGGCTCTAACAAGGAAGAAGTGGTCAAAATCTTGGATCCAAGGCTTCCGTCTGTTCCCATCCATGAGGTGATGCACATGTTCTACGTAGCAATGCTTTGCGTGGAGGAGCAGAGTATCCAGCGACCCACGATGAGGGAAGTTGTCCAGATTATCAACGAGCTCCCAAAACCTCCACTGAAGCAGGGAGAAGACTCATCTAGCGGCAATGTTCCTGCATCACCACCAGTTGCAGCCTCCTTGCAGTCGTCGCTGACCAATGAAACTAAAGAGCAGCAGCAACAACTACCAGCTTCAACCTCACCGCCATCAGATCTTCTTAGCATCTAG